In the genome of Felis catus isolate Fca126 chromosome E1, F.catus_Fca126_mat1.0, whole genome shotgun sequence, the window tttctaatgtataaagaagatgtgtgtgtgtatatgtgtgtgtgtgtatacatgtatgtatgtgtgtatatatatatatatatgtgtgtgtgtgtgtgtgtgtgtatatatatatatatatatatacacacacatacatacataccatggaatactgcttggcaatcaaaaaagaatgaaatcttgccatttgcaacaacatgtatggaactagagtgtattatgctaactgaaataagtcagtcagagaaagacaaatatatgattttactcatatgtggaatttaagaaacacaacaaatgaacataggggaagggaaggaaaaataggataaaaacagagagggaggcaaaccataagagactcttaaatacagagaacaagctgagggttgctggaggggaagttggtggggggatgggctaatgggtgatgggcattaaggagggcactagttgggatgagcgctgggtgttgtatggaagtgatgaatcaccgggttctactcctgaaaccaatactacacagtatgttaactaacttgagtttaaataaataaattttaaaagaagggggaaaaaaagaataatgtgaaATAATAGTGATTCTAAGGAGAGCCCAGATATTAGTGTGAGGCCCTGCTCTTTGTCCTTCAATAACCAAATGGGGGTatagtaaaatgtttaaatagtttTGGATATTGGAGGCCACAGTGAACTTTCCCTCCTTGTTTGGTGGTACTCTGGGAGAAGGCACTTTGCAGAAAAGCCCACCACTACACAGCCATATCATGACAGCTCTGGTCTAGGGAAGCGTGTCTGAAATCCCACACAACATGCGCATGCACATAAACATGAATCTTTGCAACCATGTTGGGCCATGAAGATCTGAAAAGTTCTTACGTACCCTGTTGGAGCCCTGCTGGAGTTGAGAGCTAGTGTGTCTCCAGAGGCTATCAGGATAATGAGTAAGGGGACCGTGTAGCGGCAGCTAAAGTCAGAGCCCAGAACCAGATGGAAGACGTTGCTGCGTCTAACAGAATCAGTCAGCAGAAGCAGTAAGCCCTAAGAAGGGCATCAACTcccttctcaaaagaaaagacatgTATTATCCATGCTGAGTGTAGTCGAGGTCCAGCAACAGTGGACCTTAGCAGAGACACCCCTCCTGAAGTCGAGAGGATACACAAGCCTCAAGGATCTGGAAAAGGTTTAACAAAATCAACACAGAGAAACCAGGAGGAAGGAATTCATCAGTATGAAAGTAAAAGCTTGATGGAGTTGAAAACCAAGAAGCaatagaataataataactaaatgTTGGTTCTTTGGTAATATGAATAATAACAGATAAAATGGCACGTAAAATAAggcaacaaaatagaaaagatacaAATAAGGAACTCTGGGagtgaaaaagaagcaaaattaacAGTTAAAGAGTCAATCTTAAAATCACGAGAATActattgaaataaaagaaattgaaaatacagGCACAATTATATTTTAGGAACTTATATATTACTAAAATATGCTCAATATTATGAAAAGAGTCAACTACGAATTATTGAAGAAGATAAACTGCTTAGTCTTACAGCTTTGGGAAGCCCGCTTGGTTTCTCTAGGCCTGTTTCCTCTCTTGTGCAATGAGAATAATATCTTCCTCCTGGAATCTTGTGAGATTTAAGGCAGACATACATGTAGAGTACTTAggacagcgcctggcacataaGTCCTCACtaaatgttatcttttattatttttctgacaAGGATATCATTACATCATTGTAATAGTGAAACATTGGGAAAGTATAACCATCAATAAGAGAATGGTTAAACTCTGGAATATCACAGTATAGGGTTCTATACCATGAAGCTAAAAGTGAAAAAGTTCCATCTATTGTGATAAGAAAAGATCTCCTAGACTATTGTTGCATGACAAGGGAAATTACAGAATAATATGTAGAGAGTGAGACGATCTATGTGTCaaaagcagggagagaaaggcaaGGGAGGTATTGAACTGGTAactgggatgggggtggaggtTGGATTGAGTGACAGTCAAGGAGAATTGTATCTTCATCTGTATTTTTGAACTCCTGCCATGCAAATGATGGACATATTGTCTAGGGaacagaacttaaaaataattttttgaatacttaaaataaaaactaggtcTTTCCTGAAGTTTCCAGAAAAGGAGTCTGAAAAGAATGTGGTCTACACTGcagcgccctcccccccccacccccgccaaaaaaaaaccTCCTTAAAAACTCTTGCATCTGCACTGCTTCTCGGCTTTCCTCTCCATCCACTAGACTGCTGCCATATCAcactcttccccctttctctacaGAAGCTACAAGCCTCTTTCCTTGGTCCCCTGCTTGTTCcctttcatttttccaaaatttaCAAGTAGCTTCTATTTCAAACATTCAGCCAAGGCAGAAATGAATTTAGCTTATTGCTATGTACCCATCCCtgtaaaataaacacattgtCACCTTTGTTTCAggtctaatttttaatttaaccagAAATAAGATGCTACAGGACCAATATTGCTAGTGCTTTGGGAAGCTAGAAAAAGAGGGGCGTGTTCTTTTGTAATCTTTCTTATCATCGAAATGCCAGTGAACCAGGACGTGCCCTCACACCTCTTGGGGTGCAGCCCTCCATCTGAGCCCCCTTTTCAGGGCGCCCTTGACCTCCTTGTTGCGAAGGCTGTAGATGAAAGGGTTCAAGGTCGGTGTGAGCACAGCATAGACCACGCTGGCCAGGCGGTCATAGCGGGCTGAGTAGGCGGAGGACGGCCGGAAATAGACGGAGAGGACAGAGCCGAAGAAAAGCGACACCACCACCAGGTGGGCCCCGCAGGTGGCGAAGGCGCGGCGCCGGCCCCCGGCCGCCCGCACTCCCAGCACCGCGACGAGGATGCGCGCGTAGGACAGCGACACGAGGAGCAGCGGGGTGAGCACCACGGCCAGGCCCTCGGAGAAGATGGCAGCCTCCGCGGTCGCCGTGTCCGAGGTCGCCAAGCTCAGCATCACCGTCATGTCACAGAAGAAGTGGCGCACAGGGGCGGGGCACGGGTAGGAGAGCGCCGAGATGAGCAGCGTGTGCAGCAGCGAGTGCAGGTGGGCCACGGCCCAGGACGTGGTCACCAGCGCCGCGCAGCGCCGGGGCGTCATGACCGCGCAGTAGTGCAGGGGGCGGCAGACGGCCACCGCGCGGTCGTAGGACATGGCTGCCAGCAGGTAGCTCTCGGTGATGCCCAGAGCCACGAAGAAGTACATCTGGGAAAAGCATCCCTGGAAGGACACGGCCTGGCGCGGGTGGAGCAAGCCGGCCAGCAGTCTGGGGACGGTGACAGTGGTAAAGCAGACGTCCACGAGGCTCAGGTGACCCAGGAAATAGTACATGGGGGAGCGGAGGGCCCCATCCgacctcaccaccaccaccatggccAGGTTGCCCAGGGCATTGAGCAGGTAGACGCCGAGGAAGAGCAGGAAGAGCAGCGGGTGGATGTCTGTTCCATCCACCAGGCCGAGGAGGAGGAATTCTGGGGCCGTCGTGAGGTTGGCCAGGGCCATGGAGCGGCCAGAGAGGCGGGGGCGCTGAGGGGGCAGATGAGGAGCAGGCCTAAGTTCTGGCACCTTTCGGTAGGCTTCTGCATGTGCGGGTTCCgtatcctatttttaaatttacgcTTGCTAAAAAGGCTTGGAAACCACACTGCCCACCCAGTAATCCTCATTTCATGAAGAAACTCAGTATCTGAATCCCAGTAGGGTGTCCTAAGGTAGCCGGCAGTTTCAAGCTTGGAGTAGAACAGACCTGAGTTTGAGATCTGGCTCTACCGCTCAGGTGCTATGACGGCTCTAaacctccatttcttcttctttcattgaAGAAAATACTAATCGCTACCCATGGAGTTGTGAAGATAAAGTGGGTAATAAGTGTAAAATACTTAGCGCAGCACCCAGCACCCAAAACTCTCGCCTATCTACCCACCTCCCTGCCACCCATCTATTTATCTACCATCATTTGCATAGTCAAACAAGCAGTGGAGGCAGAATTGGGACCCAGGCCATCTGAAAACCAGTTGAAGTTTCTTCATAAAACCCCTTATGGCATTTGCCATTTGTTTATTCACCACGTATTATGTGCTAACTCAGGAATTAAACTTTTCTGTCAAGGATCACAGAGTATTTTAGGCCTGTGGGCCATAGGGTCTCTTACAAGTATTCAGCTCTGCCATTGAAGCGTGAAAACTGCCATTGATAGTATGTAAATGAACGGCCTTGgctttgttccaataaaactttatcataAACAGGCAGAAGGGCAGATTTGGCCCGTAAGACATAGTTGGCTGACTCCTGTGCTGGGGCCTGTGGGGAACAGGGTGAAGCTTAGCTTTTGCCCACAGTTTGACCTAGAGCAGCTTGCGGTGTTTCCTCCTTTACTAATTTTATGAACCACGTGGGAGTAAATTATTCTACCGGAGGAGTTTGGCAAGAATATAAAGAAGAGATGGGATTTGAACTGGGTCTTGGAGAATGAATACGGTTTTATCCAGCAGACGTGCTATGGTGTCGGAGGGGGAGGCATCCAGACAGGGGGGAGAGATTGTGTGGGATTGTTGGCAGAGGGCGCATGGAATGAAGAAGGTAACATCCACTATGACACTGGGGCAAGTCTTGTCTTCGCTCTGACCTCAGCTGACTGAAAACTTCAAAGTTTCTCAGTAAGCCAAGTGATTTCAATTATCTCTGAAACAAAGCACTCATTTTGTCACCCACTCAATCTCTtccttaaaacacatttttttcccactgatgCAAAGTTTCTGTAAATGTTCTATTTCCTAGCCTAGCCTATCCCTGCTTTGTCAGGAAAGAGGGCCGGGCTTTGGTGAGATCCCAGAGAGTGGACCGAGTCAGTTCTTAGCTCAGATGCTCCTTGCAAGAAGGAGCTGTGCTTATTCCCTGTCTTGCCAAGTGATCTATACACAAAACTCACTCAAtcggtatttgttgaatgaagctTTTTAAAGagcaatgagagaaaaaagaggccAGGGAAGGTGGAAGGGAGGAGATGATGTGCAAACTGCAGTGTCTGCTCTTGTCGCGTTTCAGGAGGAGTCCCAGATGTagcctattttttcatttttctgcttttctatcACTGTCACTCATTGGCTATCGCAGGGAGTCATCTGCTTATGCCAACTCCACGCCTATCCCCAGAACAGAGCTGAAGTGTTGAACAGCCAGGACCTTGGTACCTCTCCGATTCGTCCTCTTTTGAGGTACAGGATTCTCCCCTGCAGAGCCCCTgaccttccctccccacctccaggtgGGCACTGCATGATATAGAGGAAAAGCCACTGGCTTTGCAGTCAGAGCCACCTGGGTTTTAATCCTGATTGACTTTGTAAACGTAGACCCATATTCATTCCATCTCTACTCTTCTCATCTATAGAATGGAAATACTGATGATTCCTCTCTGCGTGGTTGATGCCATGattaaatgggtaatgggtatatAAGCACGTAGCAGGGAATGGTTGCTTAGTAGATGTTGGTTCCCTTTCCCGCAGCTTCTGATGCCTTCTCCCTGTTCCCCGAGGCTACTAGAGGCAATCCAGTCCACTGCTGGAAGCCTGTAGttatttaaagatgtttttcttaaTCTCAGCTGAAACCTGCTTCCCTGTAACTTCTACAAGTGGTCACAGTTTTGGCCGCTGAAGGTTAAACACCTAATCTCCCTTCTCTGCAGCTTTTCacacagtgttaaaaaaaaagtctatgagGTGTTCTTCTCTCCAATCCAAACACACCTGGTGCCTTAGATTCTTTCCTAGAGGACCTAATTTCCAGGTCCTTTTCCATTATGGTCAACCTCTGTTTTGCCAATGTGTTTTTTAACTGGAATTGGACTCAGTGGTCTTTCTGGGGTTGGGTTGTGTGGGGTTCTCTGGGGGCACTGTAACAGCTCAACTGTCCACTTCACACCTATCTGTTGAGCGCCTGCTTTGGATCAGGTTTATGTTGGTCTCTAGGATTATAAAGGCAGGTCAGCTACGGTCCTTGACCTCCAGCCATGCACAACAATAAGCACTACACTAACTGTATGAACAAAGTAGTAGGAGTAATTTCCTGTGCTTGTCTGATTCGGGGAAGATTCCAAAGAAGAGGTGAAGTTTGAACTGGGGTTGGAAGAATCAGCAGGAGCTCACCAGATAGAGACCTGGAAGTGGGAAGGGCGTttcaggcaggcagagagaatgtgaaggcagagaaaggtattttgggggtgggggggagagctGACACATGGCTTTGTCCTCCCTACCCCTGTGAGGCACAGTGGAGTGGGGTGGAGTGGAAGATAGGACCCAAGGCAGGGAGACAGCAGAGGAATGTTGGGTTCTCTCACCTGAAGGGCAGCATGCCAGGCCTCAACACTGTCTGCACCGTCTGTGGGCTGGTTTCCCTCCTGGCCAGAGGTCCCCGATCTTGAGGACAGATGCATTCTCATCCATCTTCACCCAGAGACTTCAGCGTGTTTCCTGTGGGCTAGGACAGCAGccttaaagagagagaaagctagaaCTAAAAGGGGCCTGGAGATTTTTGAGCCATGCTCTCTCTACTCAGTTTACTGCCCTGCTGGTCTCCCATTGCCCATCGGGTACAGTGCAAATGGCTCAGCCTGGCAGCCAGAACTTTCCAACTTGGTTCTCTGGTGGTCTCAGCTCCAACCGCTTCCACATGcttccctgtccccccaccctaGCCAGGCTGGCCTCCTCACCATCTCTTGTTCACACGTTTCTCACAGGCTTTTCCTGTACACTGCTCCTTACCTGAAATGCTCTTCCTACCCTTTCCTAATACCCAACTCTGGCTCCACCCCCTCGAAGAAGCCCCACCTTCTTTCCTGACTCCTCCAGCCCTCGTTTGaatgcctctctcctctctgtctggtAGCCCTCCTTTGGAACTTAGCCCTTATTTGCTGGTGTTGTGACTTCTGCTGTAATGCTCATCTTCTCCACACCATGATGGACTTTCTGAGGGCAAATATTTACTTATCTGTTCCTATCTGGCCTCAGACCTGGCACagagctttgtcttttttttttttttttaatcttttagagagagagacacacagaatgtgagggtggggaggaacagagggaggaacacagaaccggaagcaggctccaatctctgagctgtcagcacagagcccgacgtggggctcaaactgacaaaccatgagatcatgacctgagccaaagtcggacacttaactgactgaggcacccaggcgccccatcacacaGGGCTTTGTCTTAACTCTCCTGGCAGTCAGAGAAGGCTCCTCAGAGGAGGCGGCATTTGAACAGGGCCAGCTTGAAGGACAAGACATTCACTGGACAGACAAGAGTAGAAAGGAGTTCTAG includes:
- the LOC101081011 gene encoding olfactory receptor 1L6-like — translated: MALANLTTAPEFLLLGLVDGTDIHPLLFLLFLGVYLLNALGNLAMVVVVRSDGALRSPMYYFLGHLSLVDVCFTTVTVPRLLAGLLHPRQAVSFQGCFSQMYFFVALGITESYLLAAMSYDRAVAVCRPLHYCAVMTPRRCAALVTTSWAVAHLHSLLHTLLISALSYPCPAPVRHFFCDMTVMLSLATSDTATAEAAIFSEGLAVVLTPLLLVSLSYARILVAVLGVRAAGGRRRAFATCGAHLVVVSLFFGSVLSVYFRPSSAYSARYDRLASVVYAVLTPTLNPFIYSLRNKEVKGALKRGLRWRAAPQEV